One window of Psychrobacillus sp. FSL H8-0483 genomic DNA carries:
- the grpE gene encoding nucleotide exchange factor GrpE gives MEKEKDEVVEEQGILEEQQETEATEVLVEEEIDELTLVKQELDEEKDKAIRLRADFENYKRRVQLDKEADYKYRAQSVLTDILPVLDNLERALAVEATTAEAVSLTKGVEMVYRSLLSAISKEGLEPIEAEGVPFDPNFHQAVMQEKDDSKESGIVLQELQKGYKLKDRVLRPTMVKVNE, from the coding sequence ATGGAAAAAGAAAAAGATGAAGTAGTTGAAGAACAGGGAATATTGGAAGAACAACAAGAAACAGAAGCTACTGAAGTACTGGTAGAAGAAGAGATCGATGAATTGACACTTGTAAAGCAAGAACTTGACGAAGAAAAAGACAAAGCGATTCGTTTAAGAGCGGACTTTGAAAATTACAAACGTCGAGTTCAATTAGATAAGGAAGCCGATTATAAATATCGCGCCCAATCCGTATTAACGGATATTTTGCCAGTGCTTGATAATCTAGAGCGTGCCCTTGCGGTTGAAGCAACAACAGCAGAAGCTGTTTCTTTAACAAAAGGTGTAGAAATGGTTTACCGATCGTTATTAAGTGCAATTTCAAAAGAAGGCTTAGAGCCAATTGAAGCAGAAGGGGTTCCATTCGATCCTAATTTTCACCAAGCAGTTATGCAAGAAAAAGACGATTCTAAAGAATCTGGTATCGTGCTTCAAGAACTGCAAAAAGGGTATAAGTTGAAAGATAGAGTACTTCGCCCAACGATGGTTAAAGTAAACGAATAA
- the hemW gene encoding radical SAM family heme chaperone HemW, which produces MVRGVYIHIPFCHQICNYCDFNKFFFHNQPVDEYIESLGKEMALWTDDLKKAKIDTIFIGGGTPTSLSLEQLERLFTLIHMYIPMEQVIEFTSEANPDEITLEKMQLMRKFGVNRLSMGVQTFDQDLLKVLGRTHSNEHVYEVIEFAKQTDFPSISIDLMYGLPNQTMEQWKASLQEAFRLKIPHISAYSLLVEPKTIFYNLLSKGKLSLPGEDLEAEMYGYLMDEMKQNSYLQYEISNFSLEGKASQHNLLYWNNDEYIGLGAGAHGYVNGVRYSNHGPLKKYMQTIDSGEKPLMMQKEVTQTEKMEEEMFLGLRKNAGVSLVRFEERYGQTLPQVYGEQLEELLRKDLILMENNFVKLTTRGRFMGNEVFQYFLK; this is translated from the coding sequence ATGGTAAGAGGCGTATATATACATATTCCTTTTTGTCATCAAATTTGTAATTATTGTGATTTCAATAAATTTTTCTTTCATAATCAACCTGTCGATGAATACATTGAATCTCTTGGTAAAGAAATGGCTTTATGGACAGATGATTTAAAAAAGGCAAAGATTGATACTATTTTTATCGGTGGAGGAACGCCTACTTCATTATCACTAGAACAATTAGAACGTTTATTTACACTCATCCACATGTATATTCCAATGGAACAAGTTATAGAATTCACATCGGAAGCAAATCCGGATGAAATCACGCTTGAGAAAATGCAACTTATGCGAAAATTTGGTGTGAATAGATTAAGTATGGGAGTGCAAACTTTTGATCAAGACTTGTTGAAAGTTCTTGGAAGAACACATTCCAATGAGCATGTTTATGAAGTGATTGAGTTCGCAAAACAAACAGATTTTCCATCTATAAGTATCGATTTAATGTATGGCTTACCAAATCAAACGATGGAACAGTGGAAAGCATCTTTACAAGAAGCTTTTCGTCTAAAGATCCCACATATTTCAGCCTACTCATTATTAGTAGAACCGAAAACAATTTTTTATAATTTATTATCTAAGGGAAAGCTATCGTTACCAGGAGAAGATTTGGAAGCGGAAATGTATGGCTATTTGATGGACGAGATGAAGCAGAACAGCTATCTACAATATGAAATAAGTAATTTTTCGTTGGAAGGCAAAGCTTCCCAACATAATTTACTTTATTGGAACAACGATGAATATATTGGATTGGGAGCAGGAGCACACGGTTATGTAAATGGTGTGAGATATTCTAATCACGGTCCTTTAAAAAAGTATATGCAAACAATCGATTCTGGTGAAAAACCACTGATGATGCAAAAAGAAGTAACACAGACAGAGAAAATGGAAGAAGAAATGTTTTTAGGATTGCGAAAAAATGCAGGGGTATCCTTAGTAAGATTTGAAGAAAGATACGGACAAACTCTCCCACAGGTGTACGGTGAACAATTGGAAGAATTGCTTCGAAAAGATTTAATCCTAATGGAAAATAACTTTGTAAAATTAACGACTCGTGGGCGCTTTATGGGAAATGAAGTGTTTCAATATTTTCTTAAATAA
- a CDS encoding 16S rRNA (uracil(1498)-N(3))-methyltransferase — MQRYFTNETIQENNTVTISGDDAHHMIQVMRMSPGDQVYVVADSKTYTMTIVEGTSKSVLLQVVEMHGQSNEMPIKVSLVCGLPKGDKLELITQKATELGMHTLYPFEAKRSIVKWDKQKNEKKIARLQKIAKEAAEQSHRSFIPHIHNPISLKELLEISKAYDVRFVADEEDAKLEDRQKFADQLKKVYDKQSILIVFGPEGGLDRQEVKHLLENDFQPIALGPRILRTETAPLYALAAISYEYE; from the coding sequence ATGCAACGTTATTTTACGAATGAAACAATCCAAGAAAATAATACAGTGACAATTTCAGGTGATGACGCGCATCATATGATTCAGGTGATGCGCATGTCTCCTGGAGATCAAGTATATGTAGTGGCAGATAGTAAGACGTATACGATGACGATTGTGGAAGGTACTTCTAAATCTGTCCTTCTACAAGTGGTTGAAATGCATGGGCAATCCAATGAAATGCCTATTAAAGTTTCTCTCGTCTGTGGTCTTCCAAAAGGTGATAAATTAGAATTGATCACGCAAAAAGCAACCGAATTAGGTATGCATACGCTTTATCCGTTTGAAGCTAAACGCTCTATTGTGAAATGGGATAAACAAAAAAATGAGAAAAAAATTGCGCGCTTACAAAAGATTGCTAAAGAAGCGGCAGAACAATCTCACCGCTCATTTATCCCACATATACATAATCCAATCTCTTTAAAAGAGCTTTTGGAAATTTCTAAAGCATACGATGTGAGATTTGTTGCGGATGAAGAAGATGCGAAGCTAGAAGACCGACAAAAATTTGCGGACCAATTGAAAAAAGTATATGATAAACAGTCGATACTGATCGTTTTTGGCCCAGAAGGCGGACTCGATCGTCAGGAAGTAAAACATTTACTAGAAAATGATTTTCAACCAATCGCTCTTGGACCAAGGATTTTACGAACAGAAACCGCTCCGTTATATGCGCTAGCTGCAATTTCCTATGAATATGAATGA
- the spoIIP gene encoding stage II sporulation protein P — protein MANSLKNLTSILLLLFLAPIIIATIQAPLLSAPTEEKKKEDTPVVYAAQLEAKPTVAEIIAPKKAFVYFTHSHEAFLPILASQGEKVAVYHPANNITSFQDQINAQFAFHQIETQFLENHNPKEMDDYATVRPLVQDALTHNEYDIVLDIHRDSMKSKVTTLQTGEESYAKIMFVIGGEHDNYKWNEQLANNLSDELNKLVPGISRGVMVKAGKGVDGVYNQDIAKNLLVMELGGVDNTEQELNRSIAILAKAISNMYNQQLPS, from the coding sequence ATGGCAAATTCCCTAAAGAATTTAACAAGCATTTTATTACTTTTATTTTTAGCTCCCATTATCATAGCGACAATCCAAGCGCCTCTTTTATCGGCACCAACAGAAGAAAAGAAAAAAGAGGACACGCCAGTAGTATATGCAGCACAATTAGAGGCCAAGCCAACTGTAGCAGAAATAATTGCACCTAAAAAAGCATTTGTTTATTTTACCCATTCGCACGAAGCCTTTCTGCCTATACTTGCTTCACAAGGAGAAAAAGTTGCAGTTTATCATCCTGCAAATAATATAACTTCCTTTCAAGATCAAATAAATGCTCAATTTGCATTTCATCAAATAGAAACACAGTTTTTAGAAAATCATAATCCAAAAGAGATGGATGATTATGCTACTGTCAGACCGCTTGTTCAGGATGCATTAACACATAATGAATATGATATTGTCTTAGATATTCACAGAGACTCAATGAAATCGAAAGTAACTACCCTTCAAACTGGAGAGGAAAGCTATGCGAAGATTATGTTCGTTATTGGAGGAGAACACGATAACTATAAATGGAATGAGCAACTTGCTAATAATCTCTCTGATGAATTAAATAAATTAGTACCCGGGATATCACGAGGAGTTATGGTTAAAGCCGGTAAAGGTGTTGATGGGGTATACAATCAAGACATCGCTAAAAATCTATTAGTGATGGAGCTCGGAGGTGTTGACAACACCGAACAAGAGTTAAATCGTTCCATCGCTATTTTAGCAAAAGCCATTTCTAATATGTACAATCAACAACTACCTTCTTAA
- the prmA gene encoding 50S ribosomal protein L11 methyltransferase, producing MKWSELSIHTTNEAVEAISNILHEAGASGVVIEDSEELVREREDVFGEIYSLNPDDFPVDGVRIKAYLAKTSFLLETVEEIKLAINNLLNFNIDLGHNILTIQEVDEEDWATAWKKYYHPVKISNRFTIVPTWEDYERVNSDELIIELDPGMAFGTGTHPTTVMCLQALEKTVQPNSSVIDVGTGSGVLSIGAAKLGATAIHALDLDEVAVKSAKENIQLNKVEHLVQVTHGNLLDNVKEQADIVVANILAEIIMTFTDDAFSIVKKGGLFITSGIIATKKEDVRNSLQESGFEIEEVMMMEDWVTIISKKPVQ from the coding sequence GTGAAATGGTCTGAACTATCCATTCATACTACGAATGAAGCAGTGGAGGCAATTAGTAATATTTTGCATGAAGCTGGTGCAAGTGGAGTAGTTATTGAGGATTCAGAAGAGTTAGTGAGAGAACGAGAAGATGTTTTTGGAGAAATCTACAGCTTAAATCCAGATGATTTTCCAGTAGATGGAGTTCGAATAAAAGCTTACTTAGCCAAAACAAGTTTTTTATTAGAAACAGTGGAAGAGATCAAACTTGCGATTAACAACTTACTAAACTTTAATATCGACCTTGGACATAATATTCTTACTATACAAGAAGTAGATGAAGAAGATTGGGCAACTGCATGGAAAAAGTATTATCATCCTGTGAAAATATCGAACCGTTTTACAATTGTTCCAACATGGGAAGACTATGAGCGTGTCAATTCAGATGAATTGATTATCGAATTAGATCCAGGGATGGCTTTTGGTACAGGTACTCACCCAACAACTGTTATGTGTTTACAAGCACTTGAAAAAACAGTACAGCCTAACTCAAGCGTGATTGATGTAGGCACTGGTTCTGGGGTACTTTCAATTGGAGCAGCTAAACTAGGCGCTACTGCTATCCATGCACTTGACTTAGATGAAGTAGCTGTTAAATCTGCAAAAGAAAATATTCAGCTAAATAAGGTAGAACACTTAGTGCAGGTAACTCATGGTAATCTACTAGATAATGTGAAAGAACAAGCAGACATTGTAGTGGCTAATATTTTAGCAGAAATTATTATGACTTTTACAGACGATGCATTTTCGATTGTTAAAAAAGGTGGATTATTCATCACATCCGGCATTATTGCAACGAAAAAAGAGGATGTTCGCAATTCCTTGCAGGAATCTGGCTTCGAAATAGAAGAAGTGATGATGATGGAAGACTGGGTAACAATCATTTCTAAGAAGCCTGTTCAATAA
- the hrcA gene encoding heat-inducible transcriptional repressor HrcA codes for MLTNRQLLILQVTVDDFIETAQPVGSRQLSKKEEVSFSPATIRNDMADLEDMGFLEKTHTSSGRVPSEKGYRYYVDNLLTPQRITKDEINQIRSVFQERMVETEQIIRKSANILSELTNYTSIMLGLDVRKHRVKRFSIVPLTDDSAVAIIVTDSGHVENRVFSIPESFTASDIERMVNLINEHLVGVHLHELPAKLDAVTLSVLRQNSGRLNNLLGSLNKAMTIEHEDKVYYGGKMQLLNQPEFNDLEKARSIMYWMDHVNQIPGLFHLEKKGIQIRIGSENNQLGMEDCSIITASYEIGDEQMGSIAIIGPTRMDYKRVVSLLDVMSGDLSRELSKILHGHGPHG; via the coding sequence ATGCTAACTAATCGGCAATTATTAATATTGCAAGTAACGGTAGATGATTTTATTGAAACCGCTCAGCCAGTGGGATCTCGCCAACTTTCGAAAAAGGAGGAAGTTTCATTTAGTCCTGCTACTATTCGAAACGATATGGCGGATTTAGAAGATATGGGTTTTTTAGAAAAAACGCATACATCGTCTGGCCGCGTCCCTTCAGAAAAGGGCTATCGTTATTATGTAGACAATTTGTTAACTCCCCAACGGATTACCAAAGACGAGATTAACCAGATTCGTTCTGTTTTTCAGGAACGGATGGTTGAGACGGAGCAAATAATTCGAAAATCGGCAAATATTCTTTCCGAATTAACGAATTATACCTCTATTATGTTAGGCTTAGATGTTAGAAAGCATCGTGTTAAAAGGTTTTCCATTGTTCCATTAACGGATGATTCCGCTGTTGCAATCATTGTGACAGATAGTGGGCATGTAGAAAATCGCGTATTTTCCATCCCGGAAAGTTTTACTGCATCTGACATTGAACGTATGGTTAATTTAATCAATGAACATTTAGTTGGTGTTCATTTACATGAGCTTCCAGCAAAATTAGATGCTGTCACATTATCGGTCTTGCGTCAAAACAGCGGTCGTTTAAATAATCTTCTAGGTTCATTAAACAAAGCGATGACAATCGAACATGAGGACAAAGTATACTACGGCGGAAAAATGCAATTGTTAAATCAACCTGAATTTAATGATTTAGAAAAAGCACGAAGTATCATGTATTGGATGGATCATGTAAATCAAATTCCAGGACTTTTCCATTTAGAGAAAAAGGGAATTCAAATTCGAATCGGTTCAGAAAATAACCAACTAGGAATGGAAGATTGTAGTATTATTACTGCGTCCTATGAAATTGGGGATGAACAGATGGGTTCAATTGCAATTATTGGGCCTACTCGTATGGATTACAAACGAGTTGTTTCCTTGCTTGACGTAATGAGTGGAGATCTATCTCGGGAATTGTCCAAAATATTACATGGCCATGGCCCACATGGATAA
- the lepA gene encoding translation elongation factor 4 translates to MNNEDRIARQKKIRNFSIIAHIDHGKSTLADRILEKTKTLTSREMKDQLLDSMDLERERGITIKLNAVQLTYTAKDGEEYIFHLIDTPGHVDFTYEVSRSLAACEGAILVVDAAQGIEAQTLANVYLALDNDLEILPVINKIDLPAADPERVRGEVEEVIGLDASEAVLASAKAGIGIEEILEQIVEKVPAPTGDPSAPLKALIFDSLFDPYRGVIVYIRIMEGTVKPGDTIKMMSSGKEFEVVETGVFTPKTTQRSELTVGDVGFLTASMKHVGDSSVGDTITLASNPAAEALAGYRKMNPMVFCGLYPIDNTKYVDLRDALEKLQLNDSALEFEPETSQALGFGYRCGFLGLLHMEIIQERIEREFKIDLITTAPSVIYDVKLTNGEVIKVDNPSMMPDVQKVEAIEEPYVKASIMVPEDYVGSVMELCQRKRGNFITMDFLSKARVNIIYEIPLSEIVYDFFDSLKSSTKGYASFDYDLIGYKESKLVKMDILLNSEKVDALSFIVHRDFSYERGKLIVEKLKALIPRQQFEVPVQAAIGQKIVARSTIKSIGKNVLAKCYGGDISRKRKLLDKQKEGKKRMKQVGSVEVPQEAFMAVLKMDEPNK, encoded by the coding sequence ATGAACAATGAAGATAGAATCGCGCGACAGAAGAAGATTCGTAATTTTTCCATTATCGCGCATATTGACCACGGAAAATCGACTTTAGCCGATCGTATTTTAGAAAAAACGAAAACATTAACTTCACGAGAAATGAAAGACCAATTGTTAGATTCCATGGACTTGGAGCGTGAAAGAGGTATTACCATAAAGTTAAATGCGGTTCAATTAACATACACTGCAAAAGACGGAGAAGAGTATATCTTTCATCTAATCGATACTCCTGGTCACGTAGACTTTACGTACGAAGTGTCTAGAAGTTTAGCAGCATGTGAAGGTGCAATTCTTGTAGTGGATGCAGCACAAGGAATTGAAGCCCAAACACTAGCAAATGTTTATTTAGCATTAGATAATGATTTGGAAATATTACCGGTTATCAATAAAATCGATTTACCTGCAGCCGATCCAGAACGTGTAAGAGGAGAAGTAGAAGAAGTAATTGGACTTGATGCTTCTGAAGCAGTGCTTGCATCTGCAAAAGCAGGAATCGGTATTGAAGAAATTTTAGAACAAATAGTTGAAAAAGTTCCTGCACCAACAGGGGATCCTTCCGCTCCTTTAAAAGCATTGATCTTCGACTCCCTATTTGACCCTTACCGAGGTGTAATTGTGTATATTCGAATTATGGAAGGTACAGTGAAACCAGGAGACACGATTAAAATGATGTCATCTGGTAAAGAATTCGAAGTCGTGGAAACAGGCGTATTTACACCAAAAACGACACAACGATCAGAGTTGACAGTTGGAGACGTAGGATTCTTAACAGCATCGATGAAACATGTAGGAGATTCCAGTGTCGGGGATACAATTACATTAGCCTCTAATCCTGCAGCAGAAGCGTTAGCTGGATATCGCAAAATGAACCCTATGGTATTCTGTGGATTATATCCGATTGATAACACGAAATACGTAGATTTACGTGATGCACTAGAAAAATTACAACTGAATGACTCTGCACTAGAGTTCGAACCAGAAACTTCTCAGGCGTTAGGCTTTGGGTATCGTTGTGGATTCTTAGGATTACTTCATATGGAAATCATCCAAGAGCGTATCGAACGCGAATTTAAAATTGATTTAATCACAACTGCACCAAGTGTTATTTATGACGTGAAGTTAACGAATGGTGAAGTAATCAAAGTAGACAACCCTTCTATGATGCCTGATGTGCAAAAAGTAGAAGCGATTGAAGAACCTTATGTAAAAGCATCGATTATGGTTCCGGAAGATTACGTTGGTTCTGTAATGGAACTATGCCAACGTAAACGTGGAAACTTTATCACGATGGATTTCTTGTCTAAGGCGCGTGTTAATATCATTTATGAGATTCCATTATCTGAAATCGTATATGACTTCTTTGATTCATTAAAATCAAGCACAAAAGGCTATGCATCTTTTGATTATGACTTGATTGGATACAAAGAATCGAAATTAGTGAAAATGGATATCTTATTGAATAGTGAAAAGGTAGATGCTTTAAGCTTTATCGTGCATCGTGATTTTTCTTACGAGCGAGGAAAACTAATCGTTGAAAAACTAAAAGCGTTGATTCCAAGACAACAGTTCGAAGTACCAGTACAAGCAGCAATCGGTCAAAAAATCGTTGCTCGTTCAACGATTAAATCGATTGGTAAAAACGTTTTAGCTAAATGTTATGGTGGAGATATTTCACGTAAACGTAAACTTCTTGATAAACAAAAAGAAGGTAAAAAGCGTATGAAACAAGTAGGGTCTGTTGAAGTGCCTCAAGAGGCATTTATGGCAGTACTCAAGATGGATGAGCCGAATAAATAA
- the dnaK gene encoding molecular chaperone DnaK yields MSKIIGIDLGTTNSCVSVLEGGEPKVIPNPEGNRTTPSVVAFKNGEKQVGEVAKRQSITNPNTIASVKRLMGTNEKVTAEEKEYTPQEVSAMILQYLKGFAEEYLGEKVTKAVITVPAYFNDAERQATKDAGRIAGLEVERIINEPTAAALAYGLDKMDHDEKILVYDLGGGTFDVSILELGDGVFEVLATAGDNRLGGDDFDQVLMDYLVQEFKKENGIDLSKDKMAIQRLKDAAEKAKKDLSGVTSTQISLPFITAGEAGPLHLEVTMTRAKFDDLTAHLVERTMVPTRQAMKDAGLSASQIDKVILVGGSTRIPSVQEAIKKETGKEPHKGVNPDEVVAMGAAVQGGVLTGDVKDVVLLDVTPLSLGIETMGGVFTKLIERNTTIPTSKSQTFSTAADNQPAVDIHVLQGERPMATDNKTLGRFQLADIPPAPRGVPQIEVTFDIDKNGIVNVKAKDLGTQKEQNITIQSNSSLSDEEIERMVKEAEANAEADKVRKEEAEVKNEADQLVFMTEKTLKDLEDKVSEEEKKSAEDAKEELKAALEAGNLEEIKTKKDKLNEIVQQLTMKLYEQAQADAANAGQAGGPSDDGVVDAEFEEVNDDKDK; encoded by the coding sequence ATGTCTAAAATTATTGGTATTGACTTAGGAACAACAAACTCATGTGTATCTGTACTTGAAGGTGGAGAACCAAAAGTAATTCCGAATCCAGAAGGTAACCGCACAACTCCATCAGTTGTAGCATTCAAAAACGGCGAAAAACAAGTTGGGGAAGTAGCGAAGCGTCAATCTATCACTAACCCAAACACAATTGCATCTGTTAAACGTTTAATGGGTACAAATGAAAAAGTAACAGCAGAAGAAAAAGAATATACACCACAAGAAGTATCTGCAATGATTCTTCAATACTTAAAAGGATTTGCAGAAGAATATCTAGGAGAAAAAGTAACTAAAGCAGTAATTACTGTTCCTGCATACTTCAATGATGCTGAACGTCAAGCTACAAAAGATGCTGGTCGTATTGCTGGTCTTGAAGTAGAACGTATCATCAACGAACCAACTGCTGCTGCACTTGCATACGGTTTAGATAAAATGGACCATGATGAAAAAATTCTTGTATACGATTTAGGTGGCGGTACATTTGACGTATCTATCCTAGAACTTGGTGATGGCGTATTTGAAGTACTAGCAACTGCTGGTGATAACCGTCTAGGTGGAGATGACTTTGACCAAGTATTAATGGACTACTTAGTACAAGAGTTCAAAAAAGAAAACGGCATTGATTTATCAAAAGATAAAATGGCTATTCAACGTTTGAAAGACGCTGCTGAAAAAGCGAAAAAAGATCTTTCTGGTGTTACTTCAACTCAAATTTCACTTCCATTCATCACTGCAGGCGAAGCTGGACCACTTCACTTAGAAGTTACAATGACTCGTGCGAAATTTGATGATTTAACAGCTCACTTAGTAGAGCGTACAATGGTACCAACTCGTCAAGCAATGAAAGATGCTGGATTATCAGCTTCACAAATTGATAAAGTTATTCTTGTAGGTGGATCTACTCGTATTCCTTCTGTACAAGAAGCTATTAAGAAAGAAACTGGGAAAGAACCACATAAAGGAGTAAATCCTGATGAAGTAGTAGCAATGGGTGCTGCTGTTCAAGGTGGAGTTTTAACAGGAGATGTAAAAGACGTTGTTCTTCTTGACGTTACACCACTTTCTTTAGGTATTGAAACAATGGGGGGCGTATTCACGAAGTTAATTGAACGTAATACAACTATCCCAACATCAAAATCTCAAACGTTCTCCACTGCAGCGGATAACCAACCGGCAGTAGATATTCACGTATTACAAGGTGAACGTCCGATGGCAACTGACAACAAAACACTTGGTCGTTTCCAACTTGCGGATATTCCACCAGCACCACGTGGTGTTCCACAAATCGAAGTTACGTTTGATATCGACAAAAATGGTATTGTAAATGTTAAAGCGAAAGATTTAGGAACGCAAAAAGAACAAAATATTACAATCCAATCAAACTCTTCTCTTTCTGACGAAGAAATCGAACGTATGGTAAAAGAAGCGGAAGCGAACGCTGAAGCGGATAAAGTTCGTAAAGAAGAAGCAGAAGTGAAAAATGAAGCGGATCAATTAGTATTTATGACTGAAAAAACTCTAAAAGACCTGGAAGATAAAGTGTCTGAAGAAGAGAAAAAGTCTGCTGAAGATGCAAAAGAAGAGTTAAAAGCTGCACTTGAAGCTGGAAACCTAGAAGAAATCAAAACGAAAAAAGATAAATTAAATGAAATCGTTCAACAACTTACAATGAAGCTTTATGAACAAGCTCAAGCAGATGCTGCTAATGCAGGTCAAGCTGGTGGACCATCTGATGACGGTGTTGTCGATGCTGAATTTGAAGAAGTAAACGACGATAAAGACAAGTAA
- the dnaJ gene encoding molecular chaperone DnaJ: MNKRDYYEVLGVSKSASQDEIKKAYRKLSKQYHPDINKEANAEDKFKEISEAYEVLSDEQKRAGYDQFGHAGPNQGFGGGFSGGDGFGFEDIFSSFFGGGGSRRRDPNAPRKGNDLQYSMTIDFEEAVFGKEKEIEIAKEESCETCKGNGAKPGTHPETCTHCNGNGQVNVTQDTPFGRIQTKRACNHCSGTGKMIKEKCSTCSGKGTVNKRKKIKVTIPAGVDDGQQLRVSGQGEPGVNGGPAGDLYVVFRVKADPRFERDGDDIYYELPLTFAQAALGDEIEVPTVQGKVKLKIPAGTQSQTQFRLKGKGVKNVHGYGIGDQHVVVKVITPKKLTEKQKQLLREFAEISGDIPEEQGSSLFDKIKRTIKGE; encoded by the coding sequence ATGAATAAACGTGATTATTATGAGGTGCTAGGCGTTTCTAAAAGTGCTTCTCAAGATGAAATTAAAAAAGCTTATCGTAAGCTTTCTAAGCAATACCATCCCGATATTAACAAAGAAGCTAATGCAGAAGATAAGTTCAAAGAAATTTCGGAAGCATATGAGGTATTAAGTGACGAGCAAAAACGTGCGGGGTATGATCAATTTGGTCACGCTGGTCCAAATCAAGGCTTTGGTGGTGGATTTAGTGGTGGAGATGGCTTTGGATTTGAAGATATTTTCAGTTCGTTCTTCGGTGGCGGGGGTTCTCGCAGACGTGATCCAAATGCTCCGAGAAAAGGAAATGACCTTCAATATTCTATGACAATTGATTTTGAAGAAGCTGTTTTTGGGAAAGAAAAAGAAATTGAAATTGCCAAAGAAGAATCATGTGAAACATGTAAAGGTAATGGTGCTAAACCAGGCACGCATCCTGAAACATGTACACACTGTAATGGCAATGGTCAAGTGAATGTTACACAAGACACACCATTTGGTCGTATTCAAACTAAACGTGCTTGTAATCACTGTTCTGGAACTGGAAAAATGATTAAAGAAAAATGTTCTACTTGTTCTGGTAAAGGTACAGTTAATAAACGTAAAAAAATTAAAGTTACAATTCCTGCAGGTGTTGATGATGGTCAACAACTTCGCGTAAGCGGTCAGGGAGAACCAGGTGTTAATGGTGGTCCAGCTGGAGACTTATATGTTGTATTCCGAGTAAAAGCAGATCCTCGATTTGAACGTGACGGTGACGATATTTACTATGAACTTCCATTAACATTTGCTCAAGCGGCACTTGGAGATGAAATTGAAGTTCCAACGGTTCAAGGGAAAGTGAAACTAAAAATTCCTGCTGGTACTCAATCACAAACGCAATTCCGACTAAAAGGAAAAGGCGTAAAAAATGTTCACGGGTATGGCATTGGTGACCAACATGTTGTTGTCAAAGTTATTACTCCGAAAAAATTAACAGAAAAACAAAAGCAATTGCTACGCGAATTTGCCGAAATCAGTGGGGATATTCCTGAAGAGCAAGGTAGCTCATTATTTGATAAAATTAAAAGAACGATAAAAGGCGAATAA